A single genomic interval of Saccharothrix saharensis harbors:
- a CDS encoding PAS domain-containing sensor histidine kinase, producing MSTLTDLLAEHTKLSGGAVDHLQLVVAEWQLLSDLSFADFLMWVPLDDTTFLCVAQARPTTAPTAHPEDVVGSMVDVEEHPQLRRAMTEARICREEDPRWHLGVPVRREAIPVKRDGEVIGVLSRNTNLAVPRVPSPLEISYLGSAADLCQMISDGTFPTTEPSPDVHTSPRVGDGLIRLDASGAVVFASPNALSAYHRMGHASDLVGVHLAPLTRSLIGDPFDATEVAQRIRAALDGQPSMRIEAESRRGAAVLFRALPLRPRGSAAGALVLCRDVTEVRRRDRALMSKDATIREIHHRVKNNLQTVAALLRLQSRRTSSEEAREALAESVRRVTSIALVHETLSMSVDERVDLDDVVDKVIPMMSDVAATESQVVVRREGPFGIVPAELATPLVMVLTELVQNAFEHAYAAGQRGEVVVHAERSAKWLDVVISDDGRGLPQGFSLERTDRLGLQIVRTLVESELRGSLSLRRRPRGGTEAVLRVPLRARR from the coding sequence CTGTCCACGCTCACCGACCTCCTGGCCGAGCACACCAAGCTCTCCGGCGGCGCCGTCGACCACCTGCAACTGGTGGTCGCCGAGTGGCAGCTGCTGTCCGACCTCAGCTTCGCCGACTTCCTGATGTGGGTGCCGCTGGACGACACCACGTTCCTGTGCGTCGCCCAGGCCCGGCCGACGACCGCGCCCACCGCGCACCCCGAGGACGTCGTCGGCAGCATGGTGGACGTCGAGGAGCACCCCCAGCTGCGTCGCGCCATGACCGAGGCCCGGATCTGCCGCGAGGAGGACCCGCGCTGGCACCTGGGCGTGCCGGTGCGCCGCGAGGCCATCCCGGTCAAGCGGGACGGTGAGGTCATCGGGGTGCTCAGCCGCAACACGAACCTGGCCGTGCCGCGCGTGCCGAGCCCGCTGGAGATCTCCTACCTGGGCAGCGCCGCCGACCTGTGCCAGATGATCTCCGACGGCACGTTCCCGACCACCGAGCCGTCCCCGGACGTGCACACCAGCCCCCGCGTCGGTGACGGCCTGATCCGGCTGGACGCGTCGGGCGCGGTGGTGTTCGCCAGCCCCAACGCGCTGAGCGCCTACCACCGCATGGGCCACGCGTCCGACCTGGTCGGCGTGCACCTGGCCCCGCTGACCCGGTCCCTGATCGGCGACCCGTTCGACGCCACCGAGGTGGCGCAGCGCATCCGGGCCGCCCTGGACGGCCAGCCGTCGATGCGCATCGAGGCCGAGTCGCGCCGCGGCGCGGCGGTGCTGTTCCGGGCCCTGCCGCTGCGCCCGCGGGGCAGCGCGGCGGGCGCGCTGGTGCTGTGCCGCGACGTCACCGAGGTCCGCCGCCGCGACCGCGCCCTGATGTCGAAGGACGCGACGATCCGCGAGATCCACCACCGGGTGAAGAACAACCTCCAGACGGTGGCCGCGCTGCTGCGCCTGCAGAGCAGGCGGACCAGCAGCGAGGAGGCGCGCGAGGCGCTGGCCGAGTCGGTGCGCCGCGTCACGTCCATCGCCCTGGTGCACGAGACGCTGTCCATGTCGGTGGACGAGCGGGTGGACCTGGACGACGTGGTGGACAAGGTCATCCCGATGATGTCGGACGTGGCCGCCACCGAGTCGCAGGTGGTGGTGCGCCGGGAGGGCCCGTTCGGCATCGTCCCGGCGGAGCTGGCGACCCCGTTGGTGATGGTGCTGACCGAGCTCGTGCAGAACGCGTTCGAGCACGCGTACGCGGCGGGCCAGCGCGGCGAGGTCGTCGTGCACGCCGAGCGCTCGGCGAAGTGGCTGGACGTGGTGATCTCCGACGACGGCCGCGGCCTGCCCCAGGGCTTCTCGCTGGAGCGCACCGACCGGCTCGGCCTGCAGATCGTCAGGACGCTGGTGGAATCCGAACTCAGGGGCTCGTTGAGCTTGCGGCGGCGGCCCCGAGGCGGTACAGAGGCGGTCCTGCGCGTACCGCTCAGGGCACGGCGTTAG
- a CDS encoding WhiB family transcriptional regulator — protein MDWRHRAICRDEDPELFFPVGNSGPALLQIAEAKTVCRRCPVVADCLSWALESGQDAGVWGGMSEDERRALKRRNARTRARSNA, from the coding sequence ATGGACTGGCGCCACCGCGCGATCTGCCGCGACGAGGACCCCGAGCTGTTCTTCCCCGTGGGGAACAGCGGTCCTGCGCTCCTGCAGATCGCCGAGGCGAAGACCGTCTGCCGCCGTTGCCCCGTCGTCGCCGACTGCCTCTCGTGGGCGTTGGAGAGCGGCCAGGACGCCGGCGTGTGGGGCGGGATGAGCGAAGACGAGCGTCGCGCCCTCAAGCGCCGCAACGCTCGCACCCGGGCTCGCAGCAACGCCTGA